CCACCGTCCTGCGCACGACGGACTCCGCCACCCTGTGCGACCTGGCGCCGGACGGCCGGCTGCTGGCGGTGTCCGGACCCGCGCACTCGGCCCGCGCCGTGACGCTCCTGGCGCCGGACGGGACCACCGTCGCCGTGCTCTCCGGCACCGTGGAACGCACCTGGGCGCTCGGCTTCGCGCCCGCGCCCGCCCCGACGCCGGCCCGCGGCCCCCTGCCCGTGCCCGGCCGCGCCCTGCTGCTGGTCATGCGCGAGCGGGCCGGCCGCTACCACCTCGGCACCTGGGCCCCAGGGCGCGGTCTGGAACTGCTGCCCTGGTGCTCGTTCGCCACCGAGACGACCGCCCGCTGGTACCCCGGCCCGGGCGGCCCGCGGGTCCTGCTCCGGCAGGACCGGCACGGCCGCAGCCGGCTGTTCACCGCCGACCTGGACCGCCGCGAACTCACCCCGGTGCCCACCCCGGAGGGCAGCATCCTGGACGCGGCGCCGGCCGCGGACGGCGACGTGCACGTCATCTGGACCGACGCGGTGAACGTGCCGCGCGCGCTGTCCCTCTCCGGTGCGCCTCTGCCCGGCCAGAGCCGATGGCGCCTTCCCCGGTTCGGCCACCGCCAGGACCTCTGGACGCCCGGGCCCGACGGCCCCGTGCACACCTTCGTCACCACCCCCGCCGACCGATCCGCGCCGCACCCGCTGGTCTTCCTCGTCCACGGCGGCCCGGCCGACCACGACCGCGACGCCTACGACCCCATGGTGCAGGCCCTCGTCGGCTCGGGCTGCGCCGTGGCCCGCACCAACTACCGGGGCTCGACCGGCTACGGACCCCGCTGGCGCGCCGCCTACTCCGAAGGCGTCGGCCACACCCAGGTCGCCGACCTGGTGCGGGCCCGGGCCGACCTGCTGGAGCGGGGCATCGGCCGCGAGGGCGCCGTCGGCCTGTGCGGCACGTCGTGGGGCGGCTACCTGACGCTGCTGGCCATGGGAACGCGGCCGGACCTGTGGGACGTCGGGGTGGCCGTCAAGCCGCTCGCCGACTGCGTCACGGCGTTCCGGCACTCCACGCCGGCCCTCCAGGCCCTGGACACCGCGCTGTTCGGCGGCACCCCGGACGAGGTGCCCGACGCCTACGCGCACGCCTCGCCGTCCACGTACGCGGCCGCGATCCGCTCCCCGCTGCTGGTGGTCGCCGCGCGCCGGGACGCCAAGTGCCCGCCGGAGCAGGTCGAGGCGTACCTGGCCGTGCTGCGCGCCGGCGGTGTGGCCCACGAGCTGATGTGGCTGGACTCGGGCCACGACGGCTACGACGGCGCCGACCACCTGGCCGTGATCCGGCGGTCCCTCAGATTTCTCGGCCGCGGGCTGCCCGCGGCGCCCGTGCCGGCCGAGCCGTCCCCGCACGCGGAGAGGAGGTGAACATCATGCAGAAGGACATCATCCACGGAGACCCGCTCGAGGGCGACGAGGAGAGCCGCAAGCCGGGCGTGGGCGTCGTCGTCTACCTCCGCTCCGCCGAGGAGATGGAGGACGAGGACAAGTAGCACCGAGGGGCCGGTCCGCACCCCGTGTGCGACCGGCCCCGATCCGCCCCGATCCTCCCCGCCCCGATCCTCCCTCGACCGTTCCGTGCACCGATCACACGAGAAGAGGCCAGCCATGCGCGTACTCCTGGTGAACATGCCCTGGGCCCCGATCGACCTCCCGTCGCTGGCCCTCGGAATTCTCAAGCGCAGTGTCGACGAGCGCGTCCCGAACGGATCGGCGGACGTCCTGCACGCCAATATCGAATACGTGGACTGGATCACCAGGAACACGGAATTCACCCTGGAGGACTATTCCTACTACGCGCTCGGCTCCTATTTCCTGGGCTGCGGCGACTGGGTGTTCTCCTCCGCCCTCTACGACGACCCCCAGTGGCGGGTTCCCGAGTTCACCGAGGCGATGGGCAGCCGGTTGCGCGGCGCCCGGATGGAGATGACCAAGGCGCTGCACGCGACCGCGCCCGATTTCGTCCGCCACATCGCCGAGCGCATCGTCGAACTCGCCCCCGACGTGGTCGGCTTCACCTCGACGTTCCAGCAGAACACGGCCGCCCTGGCGGCCGCGCAGCAGGTCAAGCGGCTCGCCCCGCACATCGCGACGGCCATGGGCGGCGCCAACTGCGACGGCCGGCAGGGCGAGAGCGTCCACCGCAACTTCCCCTTCGTCGACTACGTCCTGCGCGGCGAGGGCGAGGTGTCGTTCCCCGCGCTGCTCACGGCGCTGGACGCCGGCGAGCCGCTGTCGGAGGTGCCCGGACTGTGCTGGCGCGACGCGGACGGCACTTCCGTGGCCAACGCGTTGAACACCAGGCCGCTGCCGCCCGCTTCGATCCTGCCGCCGGACTACGCCGGGTACTTCGAGCGGCTCGCCTCCTCCCGCGCCCGGCACTGGGTCGAGCCCAAGCTGGTGGTCGAGGGCGCCCGGGGCTGCTGGTGGGGCGAGAAGCACCACTGCACCTTCTGCGGGCTGAACGGCTCGTTCATGCAGTTCCGCAGCAAGAGCCCCGACGTGTTCTACGAGGAGATCGTCGAACTGGCCCGCAGGCACCGGGTCCTGGACATGTACGTCGTCGACAACATCCTGGACATGGGGTACGTCAACACGGTGCTGCCGCGCATCATCGACAGCGGGTTCGACCTGCGCATGCACATCGAGATCAAGTCCAACATGCGGCGGGGCCAGCTCCAGACCCTCGCCGACGCGGGCCTGATCTTCGTCCAGCCGGGCATCGAGAGCCTCAACAGCCGGGTGCTGACGCTGATGGACAAGGGTGTGACGGGCGGCCAGAACGTCCGGATGCTCCGCGACGCCGCCACCGTCGGCCTCTCGGTGGCCTGGAACTACCTGCACGGCTTCCCCGGCGAGGACGCCGACGACTACGACGACGTGGTGGACCAGCTGGCCGCGCTGGAGCACCTCAACCCGCCCGTCGGACCGTCCTCCCGGATCGCGATCGAGCGGTTCAGCCCCTACTTCGACAACCCCGGGCTGGGCTTCTCCGAACTGCGCCCCGCCGAACCGTACCGGCTGACGTACGACCTCCCCGACGCCGAGATGTTCGACCTGGCGTACGTCTTCGACGTGCCGCCTCGCGGGATCGCCGAGGACGTCGTCGTCCGCCTCGACGAGGGCATCGCGCACTGGAAGCGGAACTACGCGGGCAGTCGTCTCACCCACTGCGACATGGAGGACCGGATCGTCCTGGTCAGCAGGCGGCGGGCCTTCGACTGGACGCACCTGGAGCTGACCGACCCGTTCGAGCTGGCCCTGTTCCGGCTGCTCGACCAGCCGCACACGGTGAAGGCCGCCGCCCGCAAGCTGCACGGGGACCACCCGGTGGGCGAGGACGCCCTGCGGGAGGTGCTGAAGCGCTGGCGGGCGCTCGGAGTGGTCTTCGAGGACAGCGGGCAGTTCGTCCAGATCGCGCCGCCCGCGCTCAACGAGGAGTTCCTGCGGATCGACTTCATGCGGCACGCCTCCGCCCGCGAGGCCGAACTCGCCGCGACCACCGCCTGACGACCGCGGGCCTCCGCCCACCACCG
Above is a window of Streptomyces subrutilus DNA encoding:
- a CDS encoding S9 family peptidase produces the protein MTPAPPKAAARAYGVYRPVLPVTGPRRPDRMVYTGDADGRCEIFTWDRSTGTGRQVTDRPHGTLLCAIDADEAVWWFDEDRGGSGRWRTQPFDGGPDRPALTGVPYGRPAGLALGASGTVAVGIRSPEGFGVHLGRPGGAGATVLRTTDSATLCDLAPDGRLLAVSGPAHSARAVTLLAPDGTTVAVLSGTVERTWALGFAPAPAPTPARGPLPVPGRALLLVMRERAGRYHLGTWAPGRGLELLPWCSFATETTARWYPGPGGPRVLLRQDRHGRSRLFTADLDRRELTPVPTPEGSILDAAPAADGDVHVIWTDAVNVPRALSLSGAPLPGQSRWRLPRFGHRQDLWTPGPDGPVHTFVTTPADRSAPHPLVFLVHGGPADHDRDAYDPMVQALVGSGCAVARTNYRGSTGYGPRWRAAYSEGVGHTQVADLVRARADLLERGIGREGAVGLCGTSWGGYLTLLAMGTRPDLWDVGVAVKPLADCVTAFRHSTPALQALDTALFGGTPDEVPDAYAHASPSTYAAAIRSPLLVVAARRDAKCPPEQVEAYLAVLRAGGVAHELMWLDSGHDGYDGADHLAVIRRSLRFLGRGLPAAPVPAEPSPHAERR
- a CDS encoding RiPP maturation radical SAM C-methyltransferase, whose amino-acid sequence is MRVLLVNMPWAPIDLPSLALGILKRSVDERVPNGSADVLHANIEYVDWITRNTEFTLEDYSYYALGSYFLGCGDWVFSSALYDDPQWRVPEFTEAMGSRLRGARMEMTKALHATAPDFVRHIAERIVELAPDVVGFTSTFQQNTAALAAAQQVKRLAPHIATAMGGANCDGRQGESVHRNFPFVDYVLRGEGEVSFPALLTALDAGEPLSEVPGLCWRDADGTSVANALNTRPLPPASILPPDYAGYFERLASSRARHWVEPKLVVEGARGCWWGEKHHCTFCGLNGSFMQFRSKSPDVFYEEIVELARRHRVLDMYVVDNILDMGYVNTVLPRIIDSGFDLRMHIEIKSNMRRGQLQTLADAGLIFVQPGIESLNSRVLTLMDKGVTGGQNVRMLRDAATVGLSVAWNYLHGFPGEDADDYDDVVDQLAALEHLNPPVGPSSRIAIERFSPYFDNPGLGFSELRPAEPYRLTYDLPDAEMFDLAYVFDVPPRGIAEDVVVRLDEGIAHWKRNYAGSRLTHCDMEDRIVLVSRRRAFDWTHLELTDPFELALFRLLDQPHTVKAAARKLHGDHPVGEDALREVLKRWRALGVVFEDSGQFVQIAPPALNEEFLRIDFMRHASAREAELAATTA